GATACCTCTTGTCGATtagcttctcgaagatgatggcCGCCGGCCCCAAGCTGAGTTGTGCCATCGTCTCTTGGCTGGGCTGGGGATTGCGGAACTCTTCCGGTAGAAAGAACACCATGTTGACATTGGCCGATGGATTTGTGGCTGAATCAGCGGATGCTTGGACGTTGGCTGCTAACGCAGTCGATTGTACCCTCCTCCAAACCAAGTTGCACTCTCTGCAAGGAGGCAGAATGACAACTGGTCCGGAGTTCACTTGTTTCAGTAGCCGAAGGTAATTTTCTTCGGCTTGTTCCAGGCTATGCAGATGTTGGACCCTCCTCTTCTGTGATTTGGAGAGACCATACGGGCACCACCGCAGGAGGTGGCTTTCCTCACACTTCCTGTCGGGTTCCTCTTGTGGGTGCCGCCCGAGTGACGCCTGGCGCGGTGGAGGTGAAGATGGGTGTTCGAGCCTCTGGAACACCGATGGGCGTCGACCTTGGCTCGGTTGGGTGGAGCACTCCGGGCAATCCTCAGGAGTTGGGAGCTGTTCCATCCCCTGGCTCCAGCAGTACTGGAAGAGTGGGCACTCCTAGTGTGCCCTGATTCTTCTATGATCGTCTCGGTTGTGCTCTTTATCGTGCCGCCACTCGCGGCGGAGGCATTCCTCTTGTAGATGCCGCGGTTCCTAGCGACGCTCTTCGTTGAGAGAGTAGCGGCGCGGGCTGTGCTGGAACCTGCATCCTCTGCCGTCACGTTCGCGACAATAGTCGCGCTAATCGTTATGGTGCCAACCTTCTTCGTACTGGCCCTCAGGTCTTGCATATAACCCGATCAGCGCTCCCGAGTTGGGGCGTGATCGGCGATTCCTTTCAACCTCCCTTGCCGACACGTGGCGTTCCAGCTTGAATTCCAGGGGCCGATCATTGTCAGGATCGGCCTTCTCCTTTCCCTTAGCACTGTGCGCAACTGACACCATGTTAATCAAAGGAAAAGAGGGTGGACCGTGCTCATCGCGCGCAGCCCTGGTGATGAAGCGCCCTTGCTCGATGGCGTTCCGAATCTGCTGGAAGGGTGCCAAGGACTACCTCGACAGGGACTGCTGCCAAGCGGGCGCAATCACCGCCATGTTAACTTGCGCACGCAGCCCTGGTGATGAAGCGCCCTTGCTCGATGGCATTCCAAATCTACTGCAAGGGTGCCGAGGACTACCTCGACGGACACTGCTGCCGAGTGGGCGCAACCTCCGCCATGTTAATTTGCGGGAAGGGTGTCTTGTCGACCTTCATCTGGTTATGCGTGTAGACCAAAAGTCCCTGCTCGATGGCGCTTTGTATCtgctgtaacgtcccgcctccccgaggccggaccCGCTTACATTTGGCAGCTTATATAGGACATAGAGTGCCCTCACAGTccaacacaagtcttttctacacactttgtcctcactcgtgcgcacccgggaaggacttcccggtcggtcacccatctgGTTACGCGTGTAGACCAAACGCTCCTACTCGATGGCGCTTTGTATCTGCTATAACATCCCACCTCCCCGAGGCCAGACCCGCTTACATTTGGCAGCTTATATAGGACATAGAGTGCCCTCACAGCccaacacaagtcttttctACACACTTTGTCCTTACTCGTGCGCATCCGGGAAGGACATcctggtcggtcacccatcctcaAATTGCTCCAGgacaagcacgcttaacctcagagttctttggagatcggctttcggaaaagaagttgcaacttgttggtatgagtatcctattaatcctattaagccctgggccggaaTATTACATTGAGACATGAGCCACTCTAGCACAGAGCACAGAGGGTCAAGCTCTAGAATTAAGTAAGCCCTGGGCTGGGATATCACAccctcacccccttaagagaccgacgtcctcgtcggttaaCCCAAAGCCAGGAACGtcatctcttggccacgtccatGCGTCCCTTGGCTGGGATATCACACCcccacccccttaagagaccgataTCCTCGTCGGTTAACCCAATGctaggaacgtcctctcttggccacgtccatgcgtccagtgccaacggcgcatgtgccacgtccgtgcgtccagtgccaacggcgcatcccagatgcccgggCACTGACCCGCCACACACTCGTGCACCATGCCTGCGCCCCTAACCCGCACGCGCCCGTGAAACCGCAAGTGTCGggtctgataccattctgtaacgtcccacCTCCCCGTGGCCGGActcgcttacatctggcagcttatATAGGACATAGAGTGCACTCACAGCCCAACTGTAACGTCccacctccccgaggccggcccgcttacatctgacagCTTAAATAGGATATAGGCTGCCCTCGCAAACCAACAtgtgtcttttctgcacactttatcctcactcgtgcgcacttGGGAAGGACTTCCTgatcggtcacccatccccaaattgctccaggccaagcatgcttaacctcagagttctttggagatcggcttccggaaaagaagttgaaacttgttggtatggttatcctattaatcctattaagccctgggccggaaTGTCACATCAAGacatgagccactcaagcacataGCACAGAGGGTCAAGCTCTAGAATTAAGTAAGCCCTGAGCTTGGATATCACATCTGCTAGCGTAGGGCCTTGCAGTCAACTGTATTGTGGGAGTCGACCGTGTTGTGCCACTTGTAGTACTTGCGCTCCTTTAGCTCGTAAGCTGAAGAGATTTGATGACCGTCCTTTAGCTCCAATTGTTTCTCCTTGATGAGCAGATCAAAGATTTGCTCCatcttggtcacgtcgaagttgTAACCAATGGTCGCCTTGGGTCGCTTGAGCCAGGGCAAGGTAGAGGTTGAGATGCCTTGGCCCACTGGACGATAGCCACCTCGGCCTCATCGGCCGATTCCTCCTTGGGAGCTTGGAAGTTGGCAACCGGCCTCCGCGGCTTTTTCACATATAGGTTAGGATGGAGGCATTCGTAAGCGGATACCTTCGATAGGAGGTGGCCGATGGAGTTGAAATCCGTTGGCCCGTAGACGCCCTTAGTGACTCGAGAGAGGCCACCGTAAGCGAGTTCTGCCAGGTTCCTCTTAGACAGATGAAGTGACTAGCATCTGTTCCGCACCTCACCGAAGTGTTGAATATGCTGGCTCACGGTTTCCCCGGTACGCTGACGGAGAGCCGTGTGGTCTGACAATGTAGCCTCATCGGAACCGGAGAAGAATTGAGCATGGAACTGCTCCTCCAGCTGCTTCCACGATGTGATGGACCCTGGCGCCAAGGAAGTGTACCAACCGAATGCTGGCTCGATCAGTGATAGGGAGAAGAGCCAAATTTTCATATGctcctgttatcgccataaattaacagggtggATTAATGGGCCacgagcaagttgggcttagtgTAGAGgttaaagaaggcttgtgaattgGCTCCTGCtcgagcatttgggccacatgggccgtgAATCTCTAGATTTAGTTAGTTCAATTAGGGTtaagagtccgatatggacgaGTTAGTTTAGATCGTGTCCAAGTCtacagactataaatatgtatcctttgtcaTTTGTAAAGGAGGAACCATTCACGTTCAGCAACAACAAACTACGAcgcaccgccacccctgtttctagggtttcatccaagtaagcgccatgctgccttgATCATTTCTTACGATCAAGGCAGCATTATTCTTGTTTTTAcctttggtattactcgtactgaagctttttttatggcgagtaatgctattTATCCTAGTGTTTGCAGTATGTTCTTAGTATATCTGTTATGTGCTTACATGCTTATCATCGGCAAATATCATGTTATTTATGCATGTTGACATTTTGATCTTATACTAGTTCTTGTCATGCGGAATTAGTCGTGCAGGAGTAACACCTTGTTGTCTTCCATTTAGTAGATcagatctgttatggtttgttcttatatcataagaattggcgtaatatctgctagattaggccttgcaaacggactGGACATTCCGACgacgtagtagatgctttactttagtcttggtggggattgatccgggaatcggctcttgctatttCTTAGGCCTCCACTCTGGTTAAAGTTCAACCATCTATTACGTTCGTTAGGCCTAATTGCATGTAGGATGTTCTGATCTggtagtgaagcttttaccatcgtggattggaTTAGTTAAACGTAATTGCAGCAAGTTACTACAGTTATACGCTTCAtttatcaatatctggataTATAGATCTGACTGACAccaggactcgatcggctctttaaagccgatgcaagagtcgtcccggggagccgattGTGGCTCAgactaatgtttacatgtgTCTATGCATGCAGGCGAATCACTGAAACACgttttgcaccttcctgatcaggtataggtcaggtggcacgccctgcgacTCAGGAAGCAATAGGCGTGTGTCAGGATCTGGGcagttgaccgagggaccggtacCAGctagcgccccggcagcctcccggctcttcgtgttgcttgtcgcttctcgccggtgggtttcgactgacaacacattctaGCATGCCCGGTGGGACATTCATCGACAAAGAACGTCAACCGCTGGGATGGCCGGATCTTAGCATCAAGCGCCGAATCCACAGGCcaccaagcccgtcacgtacgAAATGCTGACTCATGAGtacaagcaaaaatatgatgaagTCAAAGTTCAGTTCAGAgtcgatctcatcggctcttttgagagaaCCCGccaccatggcatcaggtggaggGGTTTCTCttctgaaggcgctctcgataATATAGATCTGTCCGTGCCGTTGGAGGAGCGCACTAGAGCcttacgccaggagatgaactacatggtggctcactcaCTCCATTGGCACTCTGAGAGCCTGATGAATGAGATTGAATGCGTGGTGTATCGCGTCGTTcaagaggtgatcaagaaccagtactccccatcaggacctgtcttggggagtcacagaggagaagctgcACTTCAATCCAGGCCGCCGTTGCCGTACTCACTTGCAGCTCCAGAGCCACGGAATTCACCGATCTATGTTGTCTACAAGATCGGTGGTGATCCCGGAGAGGGCTACTTTCTGAGCGAGCCGCCCAAGGAAATCCTAAATGGTTACACGTGTGTCTACATCCCCGACAACATCAACCAGACACACCCGGGGCAGATGACGAGCGCAACAGCTTCAAGAATTGATGCGGAGAAGCAAGCATGGCtggcgaagtacgctaccgggccgagtacTGAAACCTTGGCCCTAGGAAATCTTGGTATGGAGCAGATCAGCGCGGTATTGAGAGATCAGTTCGGTATTCTGCCCAAGAGGAAGGCGATCCGCTATTCCAAGccatatccaagtgactacgattcGATTCCCTTATCACCCAAGTATaggctcccggagttcaccaagttcaacagGTCAGATGGatccagctccatcgagcatgtgagccgatacttgacACAGTTTGGGATGATCTCCGTATCGGATCCTCTACGGGTCTAGTTCTTCagccagtctctcacgggcccggcttttggatggtacacgtCGCTGGCTCCGGATTCAATCCGTACTtagaggcagctggaagatcaattCCACATCCAGTACCACTCAGAAGCTGCCGATGCTGGAATTGTCGACCTTGcacaagtcaggcagaagcaggGTGAGATTGTCTCAGAGTATATGTAGCGCTTCAAAGAAGTCAAGAACtgatgctactcatcacgcatcacGGAGAAGGAGGCGGTCGACCTGGCAGTTCTGGAGCTCGcaaagccgatcaaggatctggctttccaGTTAGAgttcacctctctggcgcacatgATATAGAAGCTTACAACATACAAACGCTATTGCACTGAGCTTTACCGGGAGAAATTTAAGCTCCAGGTGAATATGGCCCAGGCAGATGATTCCGACTAGTCTCGCAAAGAGTAAGAAGTGGCAATGGCAGTGTGGGCCTGGGGGCAAACCCCGTTCCATGCAAGTGGGTCAAGCAAAAGGGACCTGTGAAGGGATTCTACTTTGATGTGTCAAATGtggagcagatattcgatctgctgctcaaagaaaagcagttgaagctcccagagaatcacaagttccTGACGACGCAAGAACTGCAAGGAAGACcatactgcaaatggcaccactcgttcacccatgccacgaatgactgcaaggagctttGTCGGCAGGTGcaatcggctattgagcaagaccgattaattctggcacagcatacgatgaaggttgacagtcaGTCACTCCCGCAAGCTAACATGGTAGAGCTATCATATCCTGAAAGGGGGTGCCAGAATTTCGCATTCCAAATCAACATGGAGGGACCCATACGCCGCCATGACAAACAGAAGAAAGAGGCCATTTCTGGCAAACGACCCTATATTGAAGACAAGTCGGAGCGGCAGAACATCACCGAAGAACAAGTGCGCCATATCCGCAATCAAATCCCACCTTCCGATCGGCTTCTTGAGAAGTATGAATATCAATACAAGCTATGTCGCTGGTATGCATcagaagaagaggagtacgagcACTGCATGGGAAGAACGCTAGGAAGACGACATGCCATACGTgatcactggcattgcccgttcttcaaatactgttggaattccggtatgagccgattacctactattGATGActgtctggagtgcaggccttgGGGACGCTAGTCGAGCGGGACTTCGGTATTCCAGTGCTTGGGACCCAAGGTGGGTCGCGATGGTATTGCTATGCGGCCACCTAAAGATGATCATGAGTTGGAGGAGGACAAGTACCACCGGCCACGGTGGTGTCCCgacgggctcagccgctcgCAGAAGCGTAGGGTGCAGTGCCTACGCAACTTGGAAGAGGCGGAAGCAatgtaccttgacgtgctgaggaggGCGCGCCCCGATCTTGTGGACCAAGTCAGGCGCCCGCAGAAGGAAGAGCGGCGCCCCCCGAGGAAGGAGTGGCACGTCAAGCAGTCAAAAGCCAATGATAAgccatcagctgatgtgaacatggtgttcgtgctacCATCGGAATTTCGGGCACCCTAGTCGGAAGAGCTGGCCATAGCGCAGTTAGACCTAGGTCCCCAgccaatcatcttcgagaagcccaggGAAATGAGTTTCAAGCACCTCAAGGGcctgtatctcaagggcctcatcgacggccAACCAGTCAACAAGATgctggtcgacactggcgctgcagtcaacctgatgccatattcagttCTACGCcggttgggtcgttcttctgctaacctcatcaagaccaacgtTATGCTCAACGACTTCAACGGTCAGCCGACAGAGGTGAGAGGGGTcttcaatgtggagttgactgtgggccgcaagaccgttccgacttcgttcttcatcgtcaatagCAAGAGCACGTACACAGCGCTGCTTGGGAGATATTGGATTCACTCTAACTGCTATGTTCCCTCCACAATGCATAAGTGTTTGGTCCAGTAGGATGGcgacgaggtggaggtggtcgatgcagatgactccagtgaAGTCTCGCTTGCAGACATGAACGCGTGGAACGCGGAAGGACAAAAGCCGATCTCTGGAGTTGCgatggaagattgtgatcggatcgagacTACAAAAAACGGATttaggctggtcttatccactggcctcacagagtagacactTTGCGGTACGCCACGTAGTGTGGCTAGTTTTTAGAGGCCGATCCCAGCGATCAGCCCCAAAAAATGTTCAATTCCTGCTTTGAGTTGAGATTATGTAGTCGTGTACCAAGGATAGCCTGCTCTAGCAGTCGGCTAATTAATGGATGTACAATAATGGATGACTATGGCAATACTAgaacggccagcccatgcggttggctaAAATTTTTCTCTGACTATTTTTCTATCTTCACCATTGACTTGGCAGGCGACGACGAATCGTCTGCGTTCACCGTCGACTTAACAGGCGGCGGCAAGTTGGGAttcgggtttacatcagctgatgatCTAGAAGAAGTCGATattggtcccggggataagccgcgaccgacatttatcagcaaaaagttagacTCAAGCCTGCAAGAGCCGTTGATAACATTGTTgaaagaataccgggattgcttcGCGTGGGATTATATGGAGATGCCTGGTCTAGATAGAAGCGTCATCGAGCATCAACTCCCGCTCAAGAACGGATTTCAACTATTTCAACAACGGGCACGCCAGATGAAGGCCGAGGTTCtggaagaagtcaagaaagaggtgcaaaagatgttggacgcagggttcatcaggccatgtcgcCATGctgaatggatctccagtgtggtccctgtgcagaagaaagatggccgatggaggGTCTGCGTGGATtttagagacctcaacagagcaacgccaaaggacgagtatCCGATGCCTGTCGTGGAGACATTGATCAATGCAGCTGCCAGTCATAAGATGCCGAGCTTTATGGACGGAAATACCGGCTACAAttagatcttcatggccccagaggatgtGCACAAGACTGCGTTTAGAGTACCCGGCacagtcggcttgttcgagtatgTGGTCATTACcattggattgaaaaatgccggtgcaacatacCAGCGCGCCATGaactatatttttcatgatctcatcgtcAAGTTAGtggaaatctacattgatgatgtcgtggtcaaatcaGCATCAACTGTGCGGCATTTGGAACATTTGTGTcaggttttggagcggactcggaagtttgggctcagaATGAGGCCATAAAAGTGTGCCTTTGGTGTATCAGCTGGCCAGTTCTtgggattcttggtgcatgagcgaggaatcgagatcgacttaaagagtcaagaagccgctaggacgatgaagccacccaCTACAAATAAGGAGTTGCataagctcatcggcaaaatcaactttgtcagacaaTTCATCTCCAAATTGTCTGGGTGTATAGAGCCATTCATGGGTCTGGTAAAGATCaagtccgatgatgagtttcactggggggcagagcagcagcaggctTTCGACGAAATCAAAGAGtacttgtcgaagcctccagtgttggttcctctaCAACAGGACAGACCCTTCTATgtgtacctgtccgtgggtgacacctCTATCGCCTCGGTATAGTTCAGAAGCCTGACGATCAGGAGAGAGTTGTGTTCTACCTTAGCAGGCGTATGTTGGATGCCGAGACTAGGTATCCTGAGATTGAGAAGTTGTGCCtctgcttattctttacatgttcAAAGCTTCGACATGTATTGCTCTCGGCGGAGACGATCGTCATTTGCAAATCGGATGTTATAAAGCATATGCTATCGGCCCCTGTCCTAAAAGGCCGACTGGGAAAGTGGATGTTCGCTCTATCGGAGTTCGACATTCGATATCAATCGGCGAAAGCAGTCAAGGGTCAGGCACtagcggatctcattgcagacaggatcaacaTCGATGTGGCTGCACTTTTCATACGTGCCTAGgccatgttctttgacggatcggcctgtgatgatgggtgcggtgtgggaatccTTTTGGTACCACCTCGACGggcgacttattctttttccatcagggttACCACTCCATGCACCAACAACATAGTGGAATATGAGGCCGTTTGCAAGGGAATGGAGTTgctcctggaagctggtgcggaggcagtggaaatatttggagattcaaagttggtgatatctcagctcacggaagaatctagatgtgagagcgaggctctttttccaatatgggtgcaatgcaaagagttgatgtcacagttcaggtacattaatttccactggatatgcAGGACACTGAACAAAGATGCCAACAGTTTGGTGCAGATGGCCTCtgggtacaaggaaacagccgatggcgTTGACGtcgaggttcagtttctagaacctggtgactggagagccgatatcttcaattacttgaaggattcggctcggggggcatccAAAAAGATAAGATtcaaggctatgaagtatgttctgataggggatgacatgttctacaggaccttagAAGGACTGCTGCTCAAATATCTGGGGCATTcggagtcaaatcggctcttacATGAGGTTCACGAGGGAGCCTGCGGCacgcaccaatcggctcataatatgaagtggctgattaggcgattgggatattattggcctaccatgcttgagcaTTATTTCAagtattacaagggatgtcaagcatgtcagaggtttggtaagattcagatggtgccggcgtCAGTAATGAATCCCATCATCAAGCCGCGGCCGTTCAGAGGGTGGGCCATAGGTATGATAGGCCatatcaacccgccatccagcaagGGCCACCAATGGGTTTTGGGTGTcatggattatttcacaaaatgggtggaggcgatACCCATGAGATCAGTGGCAACAAAAGATGTGATTAATTTCATGAAAGAGCACATCATGCATAGGTTcgggattcctcagaccatcacgaccgatggaggatcggtctttatatcggcataattcaggaagtttgccgacAACATGGGGTTCAAGTTGATCAggtcatccccatattatgcccaggctaatggacaggctgaagcatctaACCAGAGCCTCATGAAGCTGATCAAGACAAAGATTGATGAgcatcctaggcgctggcatgaggtgttgtctgagGCGTTGTGGGCATACCGCATTTCATGCCATGGGTCTACCAAGACATCACCGTATCACTTGGTCTATGGTCAAGACGCAGTATTGCCGTGGAAAATTACAGCTGGGTCAGGGCACGTTGAGTTCCAAAATGATTTATCGGCTGAAGAATTTGCGGCCTTGATGAGTGACAATGTGGAAGATCTCACGGAGCTAAGgttttggtcgctggagaaaaTCAAAGAGAATAAGGCCAAAGTCGCTCGGGCGTACTACAAAAAGGTCAGTCCAAAGGATTTCTAGGccggagacttggtttgggaggcagtgctaccatttGGGACCAAAGACAAGAAATacggcaagtggtctccaaatTGGCACGGGACctacaaggttgatcaagtcCTACCTagaaatgcatacatgcttgaggaactggatggtgtcaagtttcccgtggccgtcaatggccaacatctcaagaagtaCTTTCCAAGCATGTGGGAAAATGAGTGATGAAAGTCGATGAGAACCATCTGGCTATATATAAAgcagagaggccaacacgttgagttggccggcaaaaaaaagagagaggccaacacgttgagttggacagtaaaaaaaaagaggggccaacacgttgagttggatagtaaaaaaaatagaaaaaaggaaGCCAATACGGTGAATTGGCTACATGATATAAAGAAGTGCTGCTTAAGACTGATTAGGTCAGCTGATGTTTAACCATCGAAT
The nucleotide sequence above comes from Panicum virgatum strain AP13 unplaced genomic scaffold, P.virgatum_v5 scaffold_4931, whole genome shotgun sequence. Encoded proteins:
- the LOC120694319 gene encoding uncharacterized protein LOC120694319 → MGFKLIRSSPYYAQANGQAEASNQSLMKLIKTKIDEHPRRWHEVLSEALWAYRISCHGSTKTSPYHLVYGQDAVLPWKITAGSGHVEFQNDLSAEEFAALMSDNVEDLTELRFWSLEKIKENKAKVARAYYKKVSPKDF